CATGTCTCTCACAAGCCAAAAGATGGAGTGAGCATTGgacttctttctttctattttttttttcttttttggttgaAGAGAGACGGTGACCTCAATTTTATTGAGAACCCTTTCTTATGGAGGAAGAATACAGTAGTATTGCATTAACCACGTAGTTCCCTTCATTAAAATGtaatttattagtttaaattaataaatttcgGTCTTTATTTGCAAAGAAGAAGACAAATCATAATTCAAAAGACTTGCTTAGAAGATCTGTTGATGCACATATTATTGGAGAGAAGGCACAAGAACTACTAGCTCTTTTACGCAATAGACCTAGTACTGCTGTATGTGGCGCACCACACAAGttgaaaaagagaatgaaagaaaagataggCTGAGATATATAGATATGAAGATCTCAGACCAGATATACAGTAAACTAGACAAAATATTTGCCAGATATTATCTGattgagaaggaaaatgaaagcTCATGAGACCACTTTGATCATTTGTCGTCAACACGGCCAGACACGTACAAGGACCACATCACATTTATCAAAACCTTGTGGTCGATAATCTTACAGCGGTCGATACATAACAAAATTGGCAAGAAAGGCAGGAGGAAATTAAAGGATCATCTGCAGCCGCCTCTCCAACGATAGTAACATCATTGCTGATGGGCTATGCAGAAATTTTCAGTTTTCCTTTTCTCCCTCTCATTTTCCCACCACCATCATCCAATGAAATCTAAAAGATATTGTTTAAATACTGAGCACTCGTAAATTATCATGACTCTGTCTCCCACGTATGAAAAGCATTGAGGTCcattctctctctaaaaatcttctctcttttctgtcTAAAAACTTAAGAGACCGTCGTCCCTTATTCCTTCTCTTAACTTCCTTTCCTCTACTTATTCTCTTGACTATACAGTTCTTTTCCTCGAGGTGCCTGAATCCGGAGCCCTACATGTTCGCCTGCTTCAGAGTCTGTCTTTAGGTCGCCAAACTACGACGAGAGTTTTGCCTTTTGAAGTGTCAGCCGTGTAGGACAATCAGACCAGGCCGAGTTAGAAAGGCTTTGTTAACTCaaggttcatttttttatctttttatttttttttcctttgctagGTCGGAAAATGATCGATCTATTGCTTTATGGTCAATAAGTTTACCCAAGTTCCATACCATAGTACTCCCTAGGTACTAATGTACACACCGTCGTCTGACAATGCATGAAACTCACCAGTTGCAAATCCGCAACTCCAACAACTACACACGCGACATCAATAGATTCCCAGGCCTCAAAGCTTGAAAATATGGCCAACTCTAGTCTATTCCTACTAGCGTGGGAGCCCCACGCATCGGCACAGCCGCACAGCGATTAGTGTTTATTTTGTTGCTTTCTATCGGTTGTGATTTGGAGTTACAACTTATCGATTTACTTGTTGGATCAATGCAAATGTCTTCGGCAGTCCCCTCCTTGGCTCAATTAAGGAACATGGACCCGAACTTATGGTTGATTgctcatttctttttaatttaattactCAATCTTCATCTGAAGACTGCAATCACTGCAATGAGACTTTTGTATTGGACACTCCCTTATTATAATACacatttgattaaaaaataaaaagaaaaaggagcaTTAAGCTAAGCTGGCACTACCAGAAATTCAACTAGATGCAACTGCTAAAATAATTCGGATTCGAAGGATTGATTAGAAAGACGATGTTCTTAGAACGTATTTCTTTCTATAGAACCCATTGCCCTTGACGACACATGCGCATAGTTTCCGTTTCAGCTAGGTGGTTGTATTTACGTTCTTCTACTTCACTTTAAGACGATGTTACGGTGAGAAGGATTAAGTGTAAAACGAATGTctaatttgtatttgaataatgtgAGACTAACTTTTCTCCattcacttcaaaaaaaaatttccctcCAAAGTTTTGGATTTGCTTTGAATGACTTGTTTCTTTCCATCAATGCACAACTTGTAGTGtttataaatacataatactaCTTCGGATCAATACAATATCCCAGGGACCTGGCCATCTGGGATCTCCTCCTCAAAGGTCCAACAACCATTTCCATCTGCCCATTTTATGAGACgatcatcagtaattatcattaACTCAACCCTCGCGCCCTCACCAACATTAAAGCATGACCTTGATTTGGAGTAATATTGACATAACATTCTCACGCATCGAACACCAGTCCATGCCACTCCGAGTGCTAACAGtgtgttagggaccccggtcaagtccctaaacacttgCCTTGCTATTCCAAAGCTTGCCTCACAGTGACCGAGTCTTGGTTCTTCTCTTGCTTGGTCCACGTCCAAGGTTGGTCAATGTGACCAAAGGGTGGTATGATATggtgaggttaggtgtttaggctaTGGAGATGATGGTATGAATGGAATGGCTTTGGGTAGTGAGTGGCTAGGAATGGATGGGGCGCACGGCACTAGGAGGTGCTAGGGTTTGCGCCACCTTGGGTTggtgtttagggtttggaaagtATGTTGGGCGGCTAGCGTTTGAACATGGAAGGGTGAGTTGGACGGCTAGGGATTTGACTTTAGGAGGGTTTCCTAAAGTTAAGGGATTTGGAGGGAATCAAGGGATAGCCGAATAGGGAAGGAATGGGTcaattagggttcctaaattataggaactctAACTATGGAAAGTATGGGTGGCGGCTAGGTCAAGTTAAATTAGGCAAGTGGTTGCCGAATTTACCTTGATGGCTTATGGAAAGTTTCGGCTAAGTCACAAGGGTTCACTCAACTATGGAAAGTTGACTAACACTTGTGATGGTCGAAATTGGGGTGAATTCGAATTGGATGAATGAAATGGATTAGATTTCACCAATGaacaaatgatgaacaagatgaACACGTGATGAACAAGAAgatcaaatgataaaattatcaAGAACCGAAAGGACAAAGATATTCAATTCCactatgattcacgaattgcacatagatgaaataaacctctttattgataaacttgaaccaaaagattaaaaccacaacttggattcacgaattgcaccaagttgtgaaacaagaaagataaatgaatcacacctattcacggattgcaaggtgtgatcctctcaatgggattcacggattgcacccaaagagcccaagtgctcTAGCACCGAAatgtgatctcaagaacaaagtcTACCCAcaagggaatttgccaaaagatcctCAAGCAATGACTAAGGTTCCTATTTATAggttacaacttggaaaccctaaaatggtcccttcaaagtaaataacaattaattaaaagattaattaaataaagcaATAAGATAGAGCCATGGACCGAACCATGGTGTGGCATGCTcgggcccatggtgggctaagtGGTTGCATGTTGGTTGGATGGCCCATGGCTAAGTGTTGGTTCGGCATGGTCCAAGTAGGTGGCTTGGACGTTGGCTGCAtggcacgggctggagccgCGCGCTGGATGGCacgccatggggcgtgccactaacctcgctggtgCTCTGCAGGATGGGCGTGAGCGTGCGGCAAGGCCCAGGGTCAAGTGGATGTGCGGCAAGGCCATGCGAGTGTGCGGCATGGTCACTTTGGGCGTGCGCGTGCGCGCGCGGGCTGGCTTGCCTGTGCGGCGCGCGGGCGCTCGCAGGGCCATGCGGCCCACTGGTGTGCGCGCGGGCCTGCGCACCGCAAAGAGTCTGGGCGGGCGGCCCGTTGGGGCGCCTGGTGCCGCGCGCATGCGCGCGCGGGCCTGTGCTGCGCGCCTGCGCGCGCTGGCTTGCGCTGCGCGCAGGTCTGTGCTGCGCGCATGCGCGCGTTGGCTTGCGCTGCGCGCATGTGCGCGCGGGTCTGTGCTGCGCATGCTGCCGTGCGCCTGCTAACCTCGCTCGCCTCGCTAgcctgcatgctgggcgccccgggGGTGCCATCgcgcgggccaaggcatgcatgcatgctgggcgccccgtgcgTGTCATCCCACGGGCCAAGACATGGTTGTAGGCTAGCCAAGGTGCTTGTCTCCACCATGGCTAAGGCATGGGCGGCTCCTCTAGGGCCAACTCGACGTGGGGGCCTAACACAGTGTCGAGCGTTGTCAGTTCATCATGGACGCCCCCTCGCtgtaaaattcaaattctgAGCTATAGCTTCGGGTATGCATTGGTGCTTTGCTTGGAAAGCTTAGCATACCTAGACGAGTAACCAATTACATTATGTTTCAAGACTCGAGCCACAATGACTCGAAGCACTtgaattcataattaaaatattaaaatcttactatAATAAAGCATGGAAAATATGATAACcacacaaaaaaatacattaactcTCTTCCTTCCATACAGCAATACCATATCCACCCCGACAAGATACAAAATCCAGACTATATGGAAACAACTCATACATGACTCCGGGAAAAAGAATATGACTCTAATACGCATTCAAGAGACCCCCACCAGCACATCCATCGGGGCGCTGTTCATGCAACAATGAACTTGGGGGACACCTTCTTCCATGGTACCAGGTGAAAATACTAAGAACAGCTGACTATGCCATCATGCCAGAATTAAACCCACCTGACTCCTTATTTGGACATGACAGTATACACTGACCCACCTTTGAAACCCCTTCGACCACAGCGGACACAGGACGAGACTCAAATGAGATGCCGCAAGGTGCCCTGACCTGACCCAACATATACCTTACCATCCCAGGCGTGGACTTCTCCATCCAACTCTGATCCCTGCAATTTTTTTGTAAAGCAAGTGAACAATAAAGTGAAATGAGGTTATATCTCATGAACTCTTCCTCTTCGCTGTATAATGCTGAATTGCTAAATTAATAACTAGTCAATAGTTATGTTACCTTCAGCTAAAGTTAAATCCACCCGATGGAACTTGAACCTCATTCCCTCCAAAGCCAAAGCCAGGCTGAGAACCATCACCCGAAGGCACTGTTTCATCATCATCCTCCAACCAATATGTTTCAAGAATTTTAACTGCCTTTTCATAGATCTCATTATTGTCATGACTCtgaagattttcaattttctccaATCCCTCAGCATCATCTATCATCTGGGCATACAAGTTAACCTCTCCAGTGTTGCCCAAACTCTTCTCCGCTTCCCCAACCCTCAGAATGTTTTCTAACCCTTCTAAACAGACAGTGACGATCCTTGCATCAGGGCATACAAGAAGATCACACAATGGTTTTATACACCCCTGACTCACCAGGAACCTATCATCACGAAAGAAAAGATTAGTCATAACTTCTACCAATTAACAGATAAAATGAAAGGGGAGCAAAAGAAGAAGGTACAAGATCATACTTAATTTGATCATGGGTACCCCCCGAAGTAGCATTTGAAATTGCCCATGCAGCCTCTTTTTTTATATCGAACTCTGCATTTTGTAGCAGATTGACCAAGGGGGCAATTAAACCAGCATCAATAACAGCCTGCATCATTGTAAAGTTGACTTTACATTATTTCCAAATAATCAATCAAGAAACCTGACAATTTCTTAAATATGCCACCTAAATATTTAGAGAAAGGCACTGATTATTTAACATTATAAATAAGGTAATGCTACGTATAGGCCTGGAGTGTGCAGTCCCCACGTACTCCCTTTGGAAAAAAGTGGGagccaccattaaaaaaaataattttttaatgttggtCCTAGATTTaccccacttttttcaaaaggatggGTAAATTCTCCAGGACTATAAATATCATCTCTCTTATAAATATGCCACATTGAGACTGATACtttgtgacttttcacaccACTTAAAAACTCACGGTTAAAATAGAGTCCAATAAcccaaaataatcaaatttccTACAGATTTATGTTAGTAAATTCTCCACTAACATATTCAAAGTGAGATAGGTACAGTCCCGATCTAAAAGTGAAGGGAAGACCTGTATCCAATTCCCTTATTATGAAACAATTGAGTAGCAACCAATTCACACAATTTGACATTGGCATAAACTTGCTGACATTTACTAGCATACCTGTATCTGCTCCCTGTTTCCAGCTGTAATGTTTGAGATAGTCCAACAGGCTTCTTTCTTGATACTCTTTTTATGATTGTGGGACAACAGGCTCAAAAGACATGGCAGTGCACCATAGGTGATTATACACTGAGAAAGTATGTTACCCATCAAAATCATAGACAAATAATATCAgtggaataaaagaaaaaaagattactCATGCAGAGAACTTTTTTTTGTGGAAGGGAGGGGGGAGGAGATTTTTCCCAACCGATCACTTGAGTATGTTTTCCTTCCTTTTGTCATATTAAAATCCCTGGCATCTGCACTGCATGTTTGAATGAAATAGGTCTACAATGCTAACAGTTTacttaaactaatttaaatgtTTGAGGAGTTTCCAAAACTGAGTTCAATATTGAACAGAGTACAGTTGTGCCCATCTCATTGTCCAAAAACACTTTCCTGAGAAGTTATTTGCCACTAAAGCttacacaaaatcacaaaaaatataaaatccataTTTAGAAACAATGTTCATCATGCCAAATCTCCACATAAATATTCATGTAAATAAGGTAAGAAGATATCATTTTCTAcattatacattttaaaatagGAGTTGCTGATCAAAAATAGGAGTTATTGTGAGATCTGTACAACCGACAACCTTTTACTAAGCAAAATAGTGTTCTATTTtctaagcatatatatatatatatatatatatatatattattgaaaaaaaaatactaaactaaCAATAACTTTTATTTGTTTCGTACCATCCTTATTAGTGGTGCTATTAAATTAAGCATAGTGAAACGTGGTAATCCATGTAAATTAAGCATTTCACAAAATTCaacaatgaaaaatgctatatacAAATGATACTACAGGCacagattttgttttttattagtaaacAATAAGTTAACCATAAATgggaataggcatagcccaactaTACATGGGGACACTAAAGGCACAGATGTTTACGGCTAAGGAACAGAATAAAAAAGCTCTTACTTGAGTCTGAAGATCATCTCCTGTCACAATATTTCCAACTGTGCGAAGGGCAGGGATGAGCACTGAAGGAGATGGATGTCTGGAAACAACATTCATATGCTTCAGAATGGTTATCATACATTACATACAATTGAAAACATGATGTTAAATTGGTAACATGATGAAACACGTAGATCAAGGAAAGGTGATATACTCACAGGAGGAGCTGAATAAGTCGGGCACAAACACCTGCTTCAATCACTGCTTGGATTTTGTCATTTGTACCATCAGAAAGATATGAGAGAGCCCAGCAAGCATCTGTCAGGACTTCTTCATCATTTGAATGGACGAGACGCTCAAGAGCAGGAAGTGCTGGCTTCACCTGCCCATCAAAGTCAAAGGTTATAAAGTGCCAAAATATGAGAGCTGAGAGGCTATCCTTGGAGTCAAATAAATAAACCGGACAAAAACCTGATCAAAGGGAGGCTGTGGCTTGCCCCTGCAGAAGTTAGACAGCGTCCATGTGGCATTTCTCAGCATCGAAAGCTTTGCATGCTCATTCAACTGTCCCAGCAATGGAAGCAAGGCTCCATGGCCAAGTACAAGATCACGGCATCTAGGAGAATCCCCGGCAACATTTCCCAATGCCCACACAGCCTACAATTTCAGTATAAAGGTTCAGAAAGGGCTGggataaaatcatttcatttttattttcagctaTTCTTCCAAAAATAGGGTAAAATTCATTCCACTCCAAATATACCTGCTCCCGCACATCGTCACTCGAAGAACCCAGTAGCTTAACAAAGATAGGAACTGCTCCATGATCGATCACCACCTTTGTGTTCTCCGAAGTTCCTGATGCTATGTTTGTAAGGGCCCAAGCAGCTTCAAACTACACagaaaaaaccaacaaaaaaataaaaataaaaaaaacacaaataccAATGGCAATCGAGAGGGCAgagaaaaattaattgaatgaCAAACCTGAAGTTGAGGAAAGTCCTCCCTGACAAGAAACTCAACGAATCGAGGAACAACGCCAGATTGAATAACTTCCTCGATTGGAGGGCTTCTCTCTGTAATTTGAAATAATCAATCAGACGCGCTCGTTTCTTAGATGAAAACAGAACTAAAGTCAGTCAAAGTGTCAAACAAGAGTACAATACGATAGGAATAAATACCAATTGAAAGCAGCTTCCGAAACTGCGTGGTGGCCTCCAGCTGCAAATTACTATCACTGGACCAAACCCCAGCAACCATCGAAGGAAGACTCTCCAACTGTACAACGAGTAATGAATCAGAACCgtcaatacaaaaaaaaaatcatcaatgcCAAAACTCTCCGTTTTACCATAGCTCGGAAAACCTAAAATCCTAATCACACAACCTtcaattaaataagaaaaaaagagagaaaacaacaaataaagtACGATCAAAGAATAAACCCTAGAAACTCACGGATCATTAAAATTCATAAACGGAGATTAATAGATGTATATATTGAACCTTTTTTTCAACGGTGGAGGCgtggagagaggaagagaaggacTGCTGGGACTGTAGGCCTTCGCGGCGCTTCTTCTGCAAGCTCTCCTCGCGCTTGTTCTTGCGGATCTCGACCATGTTGTCTTCGCGTCTCCGGCGGCCCTCATCGGCGTCGACAGCAACCTTGTACCGATTCCGGCGGACCTCGGTTCTCTCGCTCGGCCTCAAAGACATGGTTGCTTGGTCCCCGAAAGCTCGATAATTGAAAAACCCTAGCGGTAGCAGCGCGTATACAATTAAATATCTATATGCGTCTATCGagtatatatataggtgtaatATGCGTGTGTAGTATATATCAGGGGAGATGGATGGAGaaacaaaaaccctagagagaccTAGAGAGATTTCGACAAGGCTTATAAATATGATTCAAGTTCGTTCAACCGTTCTCGttttgtttctatttatttatttatttatttcgaCAGTGCTGATAATTTATATGCGAGGGACTTTGACGACCGATGGAATCCGTAGACAGTTTCACAATACGTGATCTGATAAATTGTCATTTTACAGAAAAAAGTAcactttaaaagataaaatttaattaataagatttaaatttgttaaatctattttttaaatcaaattatatcatacaaataatttattaggTATGTTATTTACATGgacttataaatcaaatttttcattttaaaatgaagaatattattttcaaaaatataagatcaaACCGCGCTTTGTAATTATGATTTAATAAATCATTTGGTGTATTGTACGGCCTAGTTTGGGCACTCAAGATATCTCAGCTCTTCTGAGGGGAGTTGTCTTGCATCCAAACAAATTTGAACATATCTCAAACACTCCAAATCAT
Above is a genomic segment from Juglans microcarpa x Juglans regia isolate MS1-56 chromosome 1D, Jm3101_v1.0, whole genome shotgun sequence containing:
- the LOC121265708 gene encoding importin subunit alpha-2-like isoform X1 encodes the protein MSLRPSERTEVRRNRYKVAVDADEGRRRREDNMVEIRKNKREESLQKKRREGLQSQQSFSSSLHASTVEKKLESLPSMVAGVWSSDSNLQLEATTQFRKLLSIERSPPIEEVIQSGVVPRFVEFLVREDFPQLQFEAAWALTNIASGTSENTKVVIDHGAVPIFVKLLGSSSDDVREQAVWALGNVAGDSPRCRDLVLGHGALLPLLGQLNEHAKLSMLRNATWTLSNFCRGKPQPPFDQVKPALPALERLVHSNDEEVLTDACWALSYLSDGTNDKIQAVIEAGVCARLIQLLLHPSPSVLIPALRTVGNIVTGDDLQTQCIITYGALPCLLSLLSHNHKKSIKKEACWTISNITAGNREQIQAVIDAGLIAPLVNLLQNAEFDIKKEAAWAISNATSGGTHDQIKFLVSQGCIKPLCDLLVCPDARIVTVCLEGLENILRVGEAEKSLGNTGEVNLYAQMIDDAEGLEKIENLQSHDNNEIYEKAVKILETYWLEDDDETVPSGDGSQPGFGFGGNEVQVPSGGFNFS
- the LOC121265708 gene encoding importin subunit alpha-1a-like isoform X2 → MSLRPSERTEVRRNRYKVAVDADEGRRRREDNMVEIRKNKREESLQKKRREGLQSQQSFSSSLHASTVEKKLESLPSMVAGVWSSDSNLQLEATTQFRKLLSIERSPPIEEVIQSGVVPRFVEFLVREDFPQLQFEAAWALTNIASGTSENTKVVIDHGAVPIFVKLLGSSSDDVREQAVWALGNVAGDSPRCRDLVLGHGALLPLLGQLNEHAKLSMLRNATWTLSNFCRGKPQPPFDQVKPALPALERLVHSNDEEVLTDACWALSYLSDGTNDKIQAVIEAGVCARLIQLLLHPSPSVLIPALRTVGNIVTGDDLQTQCITNHGALPCLLSLLSHNHKKSIKKEAWWTISNITAGNKEQIQAVIDAGLIAPLVNLLQNTEFDIKKEAAWAISNVTSGGYP